A region from the Streptomyces sp. 3214.6 genome encodes:
- a CDS encoding amino acid adenylation domain-containing protein → MTLHQLVIEAAARRPDAPAVSGPSGALTYGELDAAADAIAARLARQGVRRGDRVVLWAGKSPATVAATQAVLRLGAAYVPVDGSSPVARVAAIARDCAARVVLTDGARIPRISAELGPDVRYEELDGPYEPASAVDAATGPDELAYILYTSGSTGAPKGVCLTHANARAFVDWAYDLLAPDEDDRFANHAPFAFDLSVFDLYVAFRAGASVHLVPPELSFAPMQLVEFLHRERIGVWYSVPSALAVMMRHGGLLDRPAPETLHTVLFAGEPFPIAQLRDLAGWTGARMMNLYGPTETNVCTYHEVTKADLDRDRPVPIGIAASGDRVWALRDDGGVATVGEEGELVVDGPTVMSGYWGRPPHSGPYRTGDLVRVLPEGAFDYVGRRDQMVKIRGHRVELGEVESVLENHADVAEAAAVAVGEGVDARLVAFAAPRSGCDLGVLALRQYLSQRLPRYMVADEVRILSPLPRNGNGKIDRLVLQARAGGSGTGSS, encoded by the coding sequence GTGACCCTCCATCAACTCGTCATCGAGGCCGCCGCACGCAGGCCCGACGCGCCGGCCGTGAGCGGGCCGTCCGGCGCCCTCACCTACGGCGAGCTCGATGCCGCGGCCGACGCGATCGCCGCCAGGCTCGCCCGTCAGGGCGTCCGGCGCGGTGACCGTGTCGTGCTCTGGGCGGGCAAGAGCCCGGCGACGGTGGCGGCGACGCAGGCCGTCCTCAGGCTCGGTGCCGCCTATGTGCCCGTCGACGGCAGCAGCCCGGTGGCCCGGGTCGCGGCCATCGCCAGGGACTGCGCGGCGCGCGTCGTCCTGACCGACGGCGCACGGATTCCACGGATCTCCGCCGAACTGGGCCCGGACGTCCGCTACGAGGAGCTCGACGGCCCCTACGAGCCGGCGTCGGCCGTCGACGCCGCCACGGGCCCCGACGAGCTGGCGTACATCCTGTACACGTCGGGGTCGACCGGCGCACCCAAGGGCGTGTGCCTGACACACGCGAACGCACGGGCTTTCGTCGACTGGGCGTACGACCTGCTGGCGCCCGATGAGGACGACCGCTTCGCCAACCACGCACCCTTCGCCTTCGACCTGTCGGTGTTCGACCTGTACGTGGCGTTCCGCGCCGGTGCTTCGGTGCATCTCGTTCCCCCCGAGCTGTCCTTCGCGCCGATGCAGCTCGTCGAGTTCCTCCACCGCGAGCGGATCGGCGTCTGGTACTCGGTGCCGTCCGCCCTCGCGGTGATGATGCGGCACGGCGGACTCCTCGACCGTCCGGCGCCCGAGACGCTGCACACCGTCCTGTTCGCGGGTGAGCCGTTCCCCATCGCGCAACTCCGCGACCTGGCCGGCTGGACCGGTGCGCGGATGATGAACCTCTACGGCCCGACCGAGACCAACGTGTGCACCTACCACGAGGTCACGAAGGCGGACCTGGACCGCGACCGTCCGGTGCCGATCGGCATCGCCGCGAGCGGCGACCGGGTCTGGGCGCTGCGGGACGACGGAGGAGTCGCGACCGTGGGCGAGGAGGGCGAACTCGTCGTGGACGGCCCCACGGTGATGTCCGGCTACTGGGGCCGACCGCCGCACAGCGGCCCCTACCGTACCGGTGACCTGGTCCGGGTCCTTCCCGAGGGCGCGTTCGACTACGTCGGGCGCCGCGACCAGATGGTGAAGATCCGCGGCCACCGGGTCGAGCTCGGCGAGGTCGAGTCCGTGCTGGAGAACCACGCCGACGTCGCGGAGGCCGCCGCGGTAGCGGTGGGCGAAGGAGTCGACGCCCGCCTGGTGGCGTTCGCGGCTCCGCGATCCGGCTGTGACCTCGGCGTCCTGGCACTGCGGCAGTACCTCTCCCAGCGCCTGCCGCGCTACATGGTGGCGGACGAGGTGCGGATCCTCTCCCCGCTGCCGAGGAACGGCAACGGCAAGATCGACCGGCTGGTGCTGCAGGCGCGCGCCGGCGGGTCCGGAACAGGCAGTTCATGA
- a CDS encoding IucA/IucC family protein gives MDRVDLIPPPADAEAPADGVAERADAYAAAPLLNCLLREVAQPLPEPPGDDDRLVYRLPGDRLLRVRGARRPADPEVYAAGVWHRLGHPELVKLAGDVLRRHTGLSNHELPAEMIDSRDAVAALLTARARATPPDSRYLRSEQALITGHPHHPAPKARGGGPHAGWLPYAPEAHARFPLVVLGLREDLVVEEGDTCALDALGEAPPGYRLLPAHPWQLDLAGPRLAPAFADGRLLRLGTTDFEAWPTAAVRTVYAPERDLCLKFSLDVRITNDIRRLWRHDLLKLRRTDAAAAHAFAALADDGRAVRAPAAWLSDRGYRTAAFAFEELAVLVRDGLDDHLLPGATPLLAAGLVEGFDGSPLAATADPAAWWEAYLAVVVPPALQVFADHGVVLEAHLQNTLVAVDADGTPVQALFRDAEGVKLLPDVERAAGWERLVYCLVVNHLWEVAAALAAHHPGVDPWPAVRRELARHDLPEAAALLTASTLPGKTNLLLRWTGADGADARYLPLPNPLAAGR, from the coding sequence GTGGATCGCGTGGACCTCATACCTCCGCCCGCCGACGCCGAGGCGCCCGCCGACGGCGTCGCCGAGCGCGCCGACGCCTACGCGGCCGCGCCGCTGCTCAACTGCCTCCTGCGGGAGGTCGCGCAACCGCTGCCGGAACCGCCGGGAGACGACGACCGGCTCGTGTACCGGCTGCCCGGTGACCGTCTGCTGCGGGTGCGCGGGGCCCGGCGGCCCGCCGACCCCGAGGTGTACGCGGCGGGCGTCTGGCACCGCCTCGGCCACCCCGAGCTCGTCAAACTGGCAGGCGACGTGCTGCGCCGGCACACCGGGCTGTCCAACCACGAGCTGCCCGCCGAGATGATCGACAGCAGGGACGCGGTGGCCGCGCTGCTCACCGCACGCGCGCGTGCCACCCCGCCGGACTCCCGCTACCTGCGTTCCGAGCAGGCACTGATCACCGGCCACCCCCACCACCCCGCCCCCAAGGCGCGCGGCGGCGGCCCGCACGCAGGCTGGCTGCCGTACGCCCCCGAGGCGCACGCCCGGTTCCCGCTGGTCGTGCTGGGCCTGCGTGAGGATCTGGTCGTCGAGGAGGGTGACACCTGCGCGCTGGACGCGCTCGGCGAGGCGCCGCCCGGCTACCGGCTGCTGCCCGCCCACCCCTGGCAGCTCGACCTGGCCGGCCCGCGGCTCGCGCCCGCCTTCGCCGACGGCCGGCTGCTGCGGCTCGGCACAACCGACTTCGAGGCCTGGCCGACGGCCGCCGTACGCACCGTGTACGCGCCCGAGCGCGATCTGTGTCTGAAGTTCAGCCTCGACGTCCGCATCACCAACGACATCCGCCGACTGTGGCGCCACGACCTGCTGAAACTGCGCCGCACCGACGCGGCCGCGGCCCACGCCTTCGCGGCGCTCGCCGACGACGGGCGGGCGGTCCGCGCACCGGCCGCCTGGCTGAGCGACCGCGGCTACCGCACCGCCGCCTTCGCCTTCGAGGAGCTCGCCGTCCTGGTCCGTGACGGCCTGGACGACCACCTGCTGCCCGGCGCGACCCCGCTGCTCGCCGCGGGCCTCGTGGAGGGCTTCGACGGCAGCCCTCTGGCCGCCACCGCGGACCCGGCCGCCTGGTGGGAGGCCTACCTGGCCGTCGTCGTCCCGCCGGCGCTCCAGGTCTTCGCCGACCACGGCGTCGTCCTGGAGGCGCATCTGCAGAACACCCTGGTCGCCGTCGACGCCGACGGCACCCCCGTGCAGGCCCTGTTCCGGGACGCCGAGGGCGTGAAACTGCTGCCGGACGTGGAGCGGGCGGCCGGCTGGGAGCGGCTGGTGTACTGCCTGGTCGTGAACCACCTCTGGGAGGTCGCCGCGGCCCTTGCCGCACACCACCCCGGCGTCGACCCCTGGCCCGCCGTCCGCCGTGAGCTGGCCCGCCACGATCTCCCCGAGGCCGCCGCCCTGCTCACCGCGTCCACCCTGCCCGGCAAGACGAACCTGCTGCTGCGCTGGACGGGCGCGGACGGGGCGGACGCCCGCTACCTGCCGTTGCCCAATCCCCTCGCCGCGGGCCGCTGA
- a CDS encoding acyl-CoA dehydrogenase family protein has translation MDFELSPIQRERCAGIGAAVAERFAEHVTSADPELVRLAWKDAAGVGLTGLCLSEQHGGAGLGALDTALGLEAFGRSCSDMGLVFGVAAHLLSCAVPVREFGTDEAARELLTGMAAGDLIAGNAMTEDEAGSDIGRIRTTATRTGEGYVLAGEKSFVSNAPVADVFVTYAVTDPSAGFLGVSAFAVPRELDGVVVGPPLRKMGLNGCLAARVRFEDCVVPARYLLGAEGSGGAIFQHSMAWERGCLFAAYLGLMERQLAECVSRTTRRRQFGRKISGFQAVSHRIARMRQRLESARLLLYRACWLLDQGRTDVTAIAMAKTAVSEAAVANSLDAMQLFGSAGYLADTGIEEQLRDCLPTTVFSGTTEIQLELIAREAGL, from the coding sequence ATGGACTTCGAGCTGTCACCTATTCAGCGTGAACGCTGCGCCGGCATCGGCGCGGCTGTCGCCGAGCGGTTCGCCGAGCATGTGACGTCCGCCGACCCGGAGCTGGTGCGGCTTGCCTGGAAGGACGCGGCGGGCGTCGGACTGACGGGACTGTGTCTGTCCGAGCAGCACGGCGGGGCGGGGCTGGGGGCGCTGGACACGGCGCTGGGCCTCGAGGCGTTCGGCCGCTCCTGCTCCGACATGGGCCTGGTGTTCGGGGTCGCGGCGCACCTGCTGTCGTGTGCCGTGCCCGTCCGGGAGTTCGGGACGGACGAGGCGGCCAGGGAGCTGCTGACGGGCATGGCGGCGGGCGACCTGATCGCCGGGAACGCCATGACCGAGGACGAGGCGGGCTCGGACATCGGGCGGATCCGTACCACCGCCACCCGCACGGGCGAGGGGTATGTGCTGGCGGGGGAGAAGTCCTTCGTCAGCAATGCCCCGGTCGCGGACGTGTTCGTGACGTATGCGGTCACGGACCCGTCCGCCGGGTTCCTGGGCGTCTCGGCGTTCGCCGTGCCGCGGGAGCTCGACGGCGTCGTCGTGGGTCCGCCGCTGCGCAAGATGGGGCTGAACGGCTGCCTGGCGGCGCGCGTGCGGTTCGAGGACTGCGTCGTACCGGCTCGGTATCTGCTCGGTGCCGAGGGCAGCGGCGGGGCGATCTTCCAGCACTCCATGGCGTGGGAGCGCGGCTGTCTGTTCGCCGCCTACCTGGGGCTGATGGAACGGCAGCTGGCCGAGTGCGTCAGCCGTACGACCCGACGGCGTCAGTTCGGGCGGAAGATCTCCGGGTTCCAGGCGGTGTCGCACCGGATCGCCCGGATGCGGCAGCGGCTGGAGAGCGCGCGGCTGCTTCTGTACCGCGCCTGCTGGCTGCTCGACCAGGGCCGTACGGACGTCACCGCGATCGCCATGGCGAAGACCGCCGTCTCCGAGGCCGCGGTCGCCAACAGCCTGGACGCCATGCAGCTGTTCGGCTCGGCCGGCTACCTGGCTGACACCGGGATCGAGGAGCAGCTGCGCGACTGCCTGCCCACCACCGTCTTCTCCGGGACGACCGAGATCCAGCTGGAGCTCATCGCGAGAGAGGCAGGCCTGTGA
- a CDS encoding IucA/IucC family protein — protein sequence MHRPPTVEAELAAELAAVRPALGPRYSAALPGARAAVLTRLWRALVHEPLPWIAHREESGTRSVLRLRDGRRLHGPRADPYATAAYVTEVRLDGVAYEDPAALTTALAVPHGGAFAAELGHSVASLALSRAGQEPDDALSKDPREWPVHDWEWEQRVVDGHPYHPNCRARPGFSVAEQLAYGPEHRPSVRLGLLPVPAGECLVSGEWPEPLRDGGRLLIPVHPWQAAHVLKRSCEEELVAHPLMALRTLALPGGPHVKTALSTRLTSSVRDISVGSIAASAALSAFAENLTPRTDGLLHMTRTLGAATADSPDLAAVLRESPRVYGAPGEHVVPVGALAGTELPGSAVWLAQFARLALTVGLRLLELGVALEAHGQNLLVVLSASGAPLRLVYRDLADIRVSPARLARHGVPLPADLPARILTDDVTALRRKLFGSLVAGALAATAGSRPALRTALESALGDLPRTPDLTALREDPLPTKALTLMRLSPGVPGDQWTLLPNPLSPNPAPPNTN from the coding sequence GTGCACCGTCCCCCCACCGTCGAGGCCGAGCTCGCCGCGGAACTGGCCGCCGTACGCCCCGCTCTCGGCCCCCGGTACTCGGCCGCGCTGCCCGGGGCGCGGGCGGCCGTGCTGACCCGGCTGTGGCGGGCCCTGGTCCACGAGCCGCTGCCCTGGATCGCGCACCGGGAGGAGTCGGGGACGCGGAGCGTGCTGCGGCTGCGTGACGGCCGCCGTCTGCACGGTCCGCGCGCCGACCCGTACGCGACCGCCGCCTACGTGACCGAGGTGCGGCTTGACGGGGTGGCGTACGAGGATCCCGCGGCGTTGACGACGGCGCTGGCGGTGCCGCACGGCGGGGCCTTCGCCGCCGAACTCGGCCACAGCGTCGCGTCGTTGGCGCTGTCGCGGGCCGGGCAGGAGCCCGACGACGCCTTGTCGAAGGACCCGCGGGAGTGGCCGGTGCACGACTGGGAGTGGGAACAGCGGGTGGTCGACGGCCACCCCTACCACCCCAACTGCCGTGCGCGGCCCGGGTTCTCGGTCGCCGAGCAGCTGGCGTACGGGCCCGAGCACCGGCCGTCGGTACGGCTGGGTCTACTGCCGGTGCCGGCCGGTGAGTGCCTGGTGTCGGGTGAGTGGCCGGAGCCGCTGCGGGACGGGGGCCGGCTGCTGATCCCGGTGCATCCGTGGCAGGCGGCGCACGTGCTCAAACGATCCTGCGAGGAGGAGCTCGTCGCGCATCCGCTGATGGCGCTGCGCACGCTCGCGCTGCCCGGCGGGCCGCATGTCAAGACCGCGCTGAGCACCCGGCTGACGTCCTCGGTGCGGGACATCTCCGTCGGCTCCATCGCCGCCTCCGCGGCCCTGTCGGCCTTCGCGGAGAATCTGACGCCGCGCACGGACGGCCTGCTGCACATGACCCGCACGCTGGGCGCGGCCACCGCCGACTCCCCCGACCTGGCGGCCGTGTTGCGCGAGTCGCCGCGCGTGTACGGGGCGCCGGGCGAGCACGTCGTCCCGGTGGGGGCCCTCGCCGGAACCGAACTTCCGGGCTCCGCGGTCTGGTTGGCGCAGTTCGCACGGCTCGCGCTCACCGTCGGGCTGCGCCTGCTGGAACTGGGCGTGGCGTTGGAGGCGCACGGCCAGAACCTGCTGGTCGTGCTGTCGGCTTCGGGCGCGCCGCTGCGGCTGGTCTACCGCGACCTGGCCGACATCCGGGTCAGTCCGGCCCGGCTGGCCCGACACGGCGTCCCGCTGCCGGCCGACCTGCCCGCCCGGATCCTCACGGACGACGTCACGGCGCTGCGACGCAAGCTGTTCGGCTCCCTGGTCGCGGGCGCGCTCGCGGCGACGGCAGGTAGCCGCCCGGCCCTGCGGACGGCCCTGGAGTCGGCCCTGGGGGACCTGCCGCGCACCCCGGACCTCACGGCATTGCGCGAGGATCCGCTTCCCACAAAGGCACTGACACTGATGCGGCTGTCGCCGGGCGTACCCGGCGACCAGTGGACACTTCTGCCCAACCCGCTGTCCCCCAACCCGGCCCCGCCGAACACGAACTGA
- a CDS encoding thioesterase II family protein: protein MGNTDDDSWIRVHREAPEGMRLFCFPHAGGAASYFYSWSRSLPRDIEVLALQYPGRQDRGGEPCVRSIPELADRIHAAIRPRLGEPFAFFGHSMGAILAFEVARRIAREEGAAPAHLFVSGRRAPSLVRHEELHRASTAAFVAEMRALGGTDPRILADEELLNLVLPTVRADYRAIETYRYDAGPPLSCDITALVGDSDPRASVDDAAAWSGHTLGRFDMRIFPGGHFYLDDCRAGVSDVISSVLSGVRQETGRA from the coding sequence TTGGGAAATACCGACGACGACAGTTGGATCCGCGTCCACCGCGAGGCGCCGGAAGGTATGCGTCTGTTCTGTTTCCCCCACGCGGGCGGCGCCGCCAGTTACTTCTACTCGTGGTCGAGGTCGCTGCCTCGGGACATCGAGGTGCTGGCCCTGCAGTACCCGGGCCGCCAGGACCGCGGTGGCGAGCCCTGCGTCCGCAGCATCCCCGAACTGGCCGACCGGATCCATGCGGCGATCCGGCCGCGGCTGGGGGAGCCGTTCGCGTTCTTCGGCCACAGCATGGGAGCGATCCTCGCCTTCGAGGTGGCGCGCAGGATCGCCCGGGAGGAGGGGGCCGCCCCGGCGCATCTGTTCGTCTCCGGCCGGCGGGCACCCTCCCTGGTGCGGCACGAGGAGCTGCACCGGGCGAGCACGGCCGCGTTCGTCGCGGAGATGCGCGCGCTGGGCGGCACGGACCCGCGCATCCTGGCGGACGAGGAGCTGCTGAACCTCGTCCTGCCGACGGTCCGCGCCGACTACCGGGCCATCGAGACATACCGGTACGACGCCGGGCCACCCCTGTCGTGCGACATCACCGCGCTGGTCGGGGACAGCGACCCCAGGGCGTCCGTCGACGACGCGGCGGCCTGGTCGGGGCACACGCTCGGCCGGTTCGACATGCGGATCTTCCCGGGCGGCCACTTCTATCTGGACGACTGCCGGGCCGGGGTGTCCGACGTGATCTCGTCCGTGCTCTCCGGAGTACGGCAGGAGACGGGTCGTGCCTGA
- a CDS encoding NAD(P)/FAD-dependent oxidoreductase encodes MSVDYDVVIVGGGPAGSSAAAYLAKAGMSVAVFEGENFPRPHVGESLVPATTRVLLETGVMDKIEAAGFPRKYGAAWTSSQSRNVTAGQASTLTHELGAADILFSERDQPGVDRDYTFHVDRSKFDLILLKHAESLGAKVFQGVRAQRVDFDDPDKVTLTCRLGPKEVDVTAKMIIDASGRQTMLGRQLGIKEADPVFNQYAIHAWFDGLDRSAVANTPEKVDYIYVHFLPISDTWVWQIPITDTVTSVGVVTQKHRFAEANMDRDKFFWSFVESRPDLAEALRKTEQVTPFKVEGDYSYAMRQICGDRYVLLGDAARFVDPIFSSGVSVALNSARLACRDIVAAVEADDFSRDRFTTYEKTIRNGVRNWYEFISVYYRLNILFTTFVQDPRYRLDIIRLLQGDLYDEEEPEVLRVMRETVTAVEQDPSHLWHSYLGSLRAPVLAPAF; translated from the coding sequence ATGAGTGTCGACTATGACGTCGTGATCGTCGGCGGTGGGCCGGCGGGTTCCAGCGCCGCCGCCTATCTGGCCAAGGCCGGTATGTCGGTGGCCGTGTTCGAGGGCGAGAACTTCCCCCGGCCGCATGTGGGCGAGTCGCTGGTCCCGGCCACCACGAGGGTGCTGCTGGAGACCGGGGTGATGGACAAGATCGAGGCGGCGGGCTTCCCGCGCAAGTACGGCGCGGCCTGGACGTCGTCCCAGTCGCGCAACGTCACCGCCGGCCAGGCGAGCACGCTCACGCATGAGCTCGGCGCGGCCGACATCCTGTTCAGTGAGCGCGACCAGCCGGGCGTCGACCGGGACTACACGTTCCACGTCGACCGCAGCAAGTTCGACCTCATCCTGCTCAAGCACGCCGAAAGCCTGGGCGCCAAGGTCTTCCAGGGGGTCCGGGCGCAGCGCGTGGACTTCGACGACCCGGACAAGGTCACCCTGACCTGCCGCTTGGGTCCCAAGGAGGTGGACGTCACCGCGAAAATGATCATCGACGCCTCCGGCCGACAGACCATGCTGGGCCGGCAGCTCGGGATCAAGGAGGCGGACCCCGTCTTCAACCAGTACGCCATCCACGCCTGGTTCGACGGCCTCGACCGGTCCGCGGTCGCCAACACCCCCGAGAAGGTCGACTACATCTACGTGCACTTCCTGCCGATCAGCGACACCTGGGTCTGGCAGATCCCCATCACCGACACCGTCACCAGTGTCGGCGTCGTGACGCAGAAGCACCGCTTCGCCGAGGCGAACATGGACCGCGACAAGTTCTTCTGGAGCTTCGTGGAGAGCCGGCCGGACCTGGCCGAGGCGCTGAGGAAGACGGAGCAGGTGACGCCCTTCAAGGTCGAGGGCGACTACAGCTACGCCATGCGGCAGATCTGCGGCGACCGGTACGTGCTGCTCGGTGACGCCGCGCGCTTCGTCGACCCGATCTTCTCCAGCGGGGTGAGCGTCGCGCTCAACAGCGCGCGGCTGGCCTGCCGTGACATCGTCGCCGCCGTCGAGGCCGACGACTTCTCGCGGGACAGGTTCACCACCTACGAGAAGACGATCCGCAACGGCGTCCGCAACTGGTACGAGTTCATCTCGGTCTACTACCGGCTGAACATCCTGTTCACCACGTTCGTGCAGGACCCGCGGTACCGGCTGGACATCATCCGGCTGCTCCAGGGCGACCTCTACGACGAGGAGGAGCCGGAGGTCCTGCGCGTCATGCGGGAGACGGTGACCGCCGTGGAGCAGGACCCGTCCCACCTGTGGCACTCGTACCTGGGCTCCCTACGCGCCCCGGTCCTGGCCCCGGCCTTCTAG
- a CDS encoding acyl-CoA dehydrogenase: MDEITELLTRQWNYPDLADGAALARLWRTAAARGWFDPGDLTDTVALVRATGAAACPLPVMDGFVAAGLLTEAPETVARIRAADVRIVVAPADPAAETIPFAEGGTAASHVLVLPPAGGRASVRPVEFAVPQPGLASPAWARLHLGGPEAVVDVGPEQADRALSLLRLGLTVRAMAAARRTHDRSLAHAKVRRQFGRPIGGFGAVQQRAATREIELRAGELLIDDAVRRHGEDAPDRILATELAVCHAVAVAPRIQVSAHHNLGAGGYFEEHEAPWLFRRVHADIALLPSCPPPLATVADILLGSAAGLPAVASTAPAAAMREQVRAFGAEHRTDAREFAKGDDPALVAAMSARKWFGMTWPTADGGRHATLAEQLALQDETAYHQLPVAHAMAAVSVVGAPVVTYGTSEQKATYLPRIQDGTLTFCLGYSEPEAGSDLASLTTTAIRDGDDWVINGTKSWIANAHTAQYIWLAVRTDVDAKLPLAGISMFMVPMASAGISTEQHQALSGQICCTVTFDDVRVSDSARIGPVNRGWQVITDTLTGERLLLASDIAGMCRRQFDELLAAGRADPDRVLGPPGSAGRARLSGMAVQVQAVNVLLAEAAEQAERAERAERGAAHTARLAAAMAGVLAAEAAEQLSRDALEILGPAAALHTPDAPGAGIFELGLRLSVLAFLGGGTNDVQRGLIARGLGLN; this comes from the coding sequence ATGGATGAAATCACCGAACTGTTGACCCGGCAGTGGAATTATCCTGACCTGGCGGACGGCGCCGCCCTGGCCCGGCTGTGGAGAACGGCCGCGGCCCGGGGCTGGTTCGACCCCGGCGACCTCACCGACACGGTCGCGCTGGTCCGGGCCACCGGAGCGGCGGCCTGCCCGCTGCCCGTGATGGACGGCTTCGTCGCCGCGGGCCTGCTGACCGAAGCCCCGGAGACCGTGGCCCGCATCCGCGCCGCGGACGTGCGGATCGTGGTGGCGCCGGCGGACCCGGCGGCCGAGACAATACCGTTCGCGGAGGGCGGGACGGCCGCCTCACATGTCCTGGTCCTGCCGCCCGCGGGCGGGCGCGCGTCGGTGCGGCCCGTGGAGTTCGCCGTCCCCCAGCCCGGGCTGGCGTCGCCCGCCTGGGCCCGGCTCCATCTGGGCGGTCCCGAGGCCGTCGTCGACGTCGGTCCGGAGCAGGCCGACCGGGCGCTCTCCCTGCTCCGGCTGGGCCTGACGGTACGGGCGATGGCGGCCGCGCGGCGGACTCATGACCGTTCCCTCGCCCATGCGAAGGTCCGTCGGCAGTTCGGCCGGCCGATCGGGGGGTTCGGGGCGGTCCAACAGCGTGCGGCAACCCGCGAGATCGAACTCCGCGCGGGCGAGCTCCTCATCGACGACGCCGTCCGCAGACACGGTGAGGACGCACCGGACCGGATCCTCGCCACGGAGCTCGCGGTGTGCCACGCGGTCGCTGTCGCACCCCGCATCCAGGTCAGCGCCCATCACAACCTCGGCGCGGGCGGGTACTTCGAGGAGCATGAGGCGCCCTGGCTGTTCCGCCGGGTGCACGCCGACATCGCACTGCTGCCGTCCTGTCCGCCACCGCTCGCAACGGTCGCCGACATCCTTCTCGGGTCCGCCGCCGGTCTGCCTGCCGTGGCGTCCACCGCGCCCGCGGCGGCGATGCGGGAACAGGTCCGCGCGTTCGGCGCCGAACACCGCACCGACGCCCGGGAGTTCGCCAAGGGCGACGATCCCGCGCTGGTGGCTGCCATGTCCGCGCGGAAGTGGTTCGGGATGACCTGGCCCACCGCCGACGGCGGCCGCCACGCCACGCTCGCCGAGCAGCTGGCCCTCCAGGACGAGACCGCCTATCACCAACTGCCGGTCGCCCACGCGATGGCTGCCGTCTCGGTGGTCGGCGCTCCCGTCGTCACCTACGGAACGTCCGAGCAGAAGGCGACGTATCTGCCCCGGATCCAGGACGGCACCCTGACCTTCTGCCTGGGCTACAGCGAGCCCGAGGCGGGGTCCGATCTCGCGTCTTTGACCACGACCGCGATCCGGGACGGCGACGACTGGGTGATCAACGGGACGAAGTCCTGGATCGCCAACGCGCACACGGCGCAGTACATCTGGCTGGCCGTACGCACGGACGTGGACGCGAAGCTGCCGCTGGCCGGGATCAGCATGTTCATGGTGCCGATGGCGTCCGCGGGGATCAGCACGGAGCAGCACCAGGCGCTGTCCGGGCAGATCTGCTGCACGGTGACCTTCGACGACGTCCGGGTGAGCGACTCCGCGCGGATCGGCCCGGTCAACCGCGGCTGGCAGGTCATCACGGACACCCTGACCGGTGAACGGCTGCTGCTGGCCAGCGATATCGCCGGGATGTGCCGTCGGCAGTTCGACGAACTGCTGGCCGCAGGCCGTGCCGATCCGGACCGTGTGCTCGGCCCGCCCGGGTCGGCCGGGCGAGCCAGGCTGAGCGGCATGGCCGTCCAGGTCCAGGCGGTGAACGTCCTGCTCGCCGAGGCGGCCGAGCAGGCGGAACGGGCCGAGCGGGCCGAGCGCGGTGCGGCGCACACCGCGCGCCTCGCCGCGGCCATGGCCGGCGTGCTGGCCGCCGAGGCGGCGGAGCAGCTCAGCCGCGACGCCCTGGAGATCCTCGGTCCCGCGGCGGCCCTGCACACACCGGACGCCCCCGGCGCGGGCATCTTCGAGCTGGGCCTGCGCCTGTCCGTCCTGGCCTTCCTCGGCGGCGGCACCAACGACGTGCAGCGCGGGCTGATCGCCCGAGGCCTCGGCCTGAACTGA
- a CDS encoding 4'-phosphopantetheinyl transferase family protein, with amino-acid sequence MSEPHLAGSGYVAVWVAVGAAPGGEPLSLDQRARRYRRARATAHRVGRQLVAAYTSCPPDRQAWERDARGRPLVVEPGGLHVSLSHAEAVVAAAVSRDAPVGVDVERLRPLADRGALARTALSEAELKAVDELPEARRDAQVLRFWTRKEAVAKALGTGLATNLRGIVTTTHGAVVSLPDECGDISGWSLADLVVQDEVIGSVTVRAPGVGVVTRTLALPADADRTGPSGSAGHDPEFPGDGRGGRDLRNTP; translated from the coding sequence ATGAGTGAGCCCCACCTCGCGGGGTCCGGCTACGTCGCCGTCTGGGTGGCGGTGGGCGCGGCGCCCGGGGGTGAGCCGCTCAGCCTGGACCAGCGCGCCCGGCGGTATCGCCGGGCGCGGGCCACCGCGCATCGGGTCGGTCGGCAGCTGGTCGCGGCGTACACCTCATGTCCGCCGGACCGGCAGGCCTGGGAGCGCGACGCCCGGGGGCGCCCGTTGGTCGTCGAGCCCGGCGGCCTCCACGTGAGCCTCAGTCATGCCGAGGCCGTGGTGGCGGCCGCCGTGTCCCGGGACGCTCCGGTCGGCGTCGACGTCGAGCGGCTGCGGCCGCTGGCCGACCGCGGCGCGCTGGCCCGGACGGCACTGTCCGAAGCCGAGCTGAAGGCCGTGGACGAGCTGCCGGAAGCGCGCAGAGACGCACAGGTGCTCCGTTTCTGGACCCGTAAGGAGGCCGTGGCGAAGGCCCTCGGCACCGGGCTCGCCACGAACCTGCGCGGCATCGTCACGACGACGCACGGCGCGGTGGTGTCGCTTCCGGACGAGTGCGGCGACATCTCCGGGTGGTCGCTGGCCGACCTTGTGGTCCAGGACGAGGTGATCGGTTCCGTCACGGTCCGGGCGCCGGGTGTCGGGGTCGTGACCCGGACACTCGCACTCCCCGCGGACGCGGACCGAACCGGCCCGAGCGGCAGCGCCGGTCACGACCCGGAGTTCCCTGGCGACGGCCGTGGAGGCCGGGACCTGCGCAACACGCCCTAG